A genomic stretch from Lathyrus oleraceus cultivar Zhongwan6 chromosome 2, CAAS_Psat_ZW6_1.0, whole genome shotgun sequence includes:
- the LOC127120911 gene encoding protein RGF1 INDUCIBLE TRANSCRIPTION FACTOR 1, protein MVDEEEMKWPAWLQPLVQTRFFVECKVHANLNKSECNMYCLDCMKGGLCSTCLASHKQHKVIQIRRSSYHDVIRVSEIPKTVDISGVQTYIINSAKIVFLNERPQPRHGKGVTNTCHVCERTILHSFTFCSIGCKIVGTSKKFQKQKKLSEEDGSEGEESSDRKSNKIQSFTPSTPPPYRIAKRRKGIPHRAPMGGSFL, encoded by the exons ATG GTGGATGAAGAAGAAATGAAGTGGCCAGCATGGTTGCAACCACTTGTCCAAACAAGGTTCTTTGTTGAATGTAAAGTTCATGCAAATTTGAATAAAAGTGAATGCAATATGTATTGTTTGGATTGTATGAAGGGAGGTCTTTGTTCAACTTGTCTAGCTTCTCATAAACAACACAAAGTTATTCAG ATAAGAAGGTCTTCATACCATGATGTGATAAGAGTATCTGAAATCCCAAAAACAGTGGACATAAGTGGAGTTCAAACATACATTATAAATAGTGCAAAGATTGTGTTCTTGAATGAAAGACCTCAACCTAGGCATGGGAAAGGAGTCACCAATACATGCCATGTTTGTGAAAGAAccattcttcattcattcacaTTCTGTTCCATTGGTTGTAAG ATAGTTGGAACCTCCAAGAAATTTCAAAAGCAAAAAAAGTTAAGTGAAGAAGATGGTTCAGAGGGTGAGGAATCAAGTGATAGAAAGAGTAACAAAATTCAGAGTTTTACACCTTCAACTCCACCACCTTATAGAATAGCTAAGAGGAGGAAGGGGATTCCACATAGAGCTCCAATGGGTGGAAGCTTCTTGTAG
- the LOC127120910 gene encoding uncharacterized protein LOC127120910 produces MGVSKTEVNLKRLLAAAPQQQNQTKLVHYVATLREQLEQLAEDKTPEGLPRISKAMLNDYSEKIEAIASKLVYVPDIEVSEKDIERNVKENPSEIEEKMALSPSSGLRRRPVPASCTDDRANEPSETDHLSSVKLDTAGHAHIEKHRKLQDDLTDEMVVLAKQLKESSLMMSQSVKNTEKILDSTEQAIEHSLASTGRVNVRANTIYSESSKTSCLTWLVMFVMTFVFVMVILLIRVT; encoded by the exons ATGGGAGTTAGTAAAACAGAAGTAAACTTGAAGAGATTGCTTGCAGCTGCTCCTCAACAGCAAAACCAGACAAAACTTGTACAT TATGTTGCTACTTTGCGTGAACAGCTTGAACAATTGGCTGAAGACAAGACACCAGAAGGCTTGCCAAG GATCTCAAAGGCTATGTTGAACGATTATTCAGAGAAGATTGAAGCCATTGCTTCAAAATTGGTTTACGTG CCTGACATAGAAGTATCTGAAAAAGACATTGAAAGAAATGTTAAAGAAAACCCTTCTGAAATTGAGGAAAAAATGGCGTTGTCACCTTCTTCTGGATTGCGAAGAAGGCCTGT ACCCGCCTCATGTACTGACGATAGAGCAAATGAGCCTTCAGAGACTGATCATTTGTCATCTGTTAAATTGGATACTGCAGGACATGCACATATTGAAAAACACAG AAAGCTTCAAGATGATTTGACGGATGAGATGGTAGTGTTGGCAAAACAACTCAAAGAGAGTAGTCTCATGATGAGTCAGTCTGTAAAAAATACCGAAAAG ATACTTGATTCTACCGAGCAGGCGATTGAACATAGCTTGGCGAGCACAGGCCGAGTCAATGTGAGAGCAAATACAATATATTCAGAGAGTTCCAAGACTTCTTGCTTAACATGGCTTGTGATGTTTGTGATGACATTTGTATTTGTCATGGTTATTCTTCTAATCCGTGTCACATAA